In Tenebrio molitor chromosome 6, icTenMoli1.1, whole genome shotgun sequence, one genomic interval encodes:
- the Bap170 gene encoding AT-rich interactive domain-containing protein 2 isoform X1 has protein sequence MAKILDKNAATYPKERDGFLRDLHHFHETRGTPFRRPPILAGKEVDLYLLYTLVTGQGGWIKVNSKNGWSDVLDQLRLPKDCVNGSVALKQIYLRYLDRWEKVHFLGEEADRGSDDDEETRHKRWSARALHSVPLTYNYNQHVIADVNREYNHLSTNLYKPSDYDRLALSLVSPLPNEQDFAINVCTLLSNDGKHTLKLEKHPRLVDYLLGHAGVFCHGSLRRLFVHCYSTIRKHPIHNFWSDVLESKEFLDLTDEKSALVVQSVRVDSPAMVTEDVRCETSDSDSDCDETTADCNKRFKASPSDRELFCLGRSLGTQDYIGQRVLQVTTILRNLSFIEENVPVLLQNKTFIRFLLLCSCSRWSYLKNLGLDMLGNMATDFLVKDYPTDRLANILVKIIVRGLKSEDRASCISSLEVLNKLSQNEANEDILLRYLQVDVYEKVCSFLTIHDVMLLIYTLECLYSLSSLGERSCNLIVSNHGVVDTLVSLVTVEGKSYGPKACIGMKLVETLPGGVSTTTPSSQTVTASATTTITSATSTSTTTTSTSSVLSTMTAAKATVQTTPVRTVQITPQRLLSISPSSSATITTTVTTQAQTMTPQQLIQQQHAHQQAIHENEQFALAWLRATYEPCANGKIDHQELYKQYLNSCSKIGRRGVISPLHFPRCVRSVFGGTVGPNPMKPSSANEPQYYEGIKVRAQPLIINIQPASNPVTPPQPTPPSKGSNRRTKQSAATVVTTPSQSPSLTVLADNSNSNDTSNPPVSPASPILKAQLSAPPKQRDATAPPPTSKGDMKSQVMAHPHLSQALLGSSSAQATAGSSKDNQAGQSNTSLIKSLLATKVNDCMTTVSMRTATDCQNVAQVVARQQKLLAQQVNATANSTDAANKTPLKSDNPKTCRLNGARQLFSDGEVGDPSVSSTTQFTNMLKGKKEPPQPPPPLAPLSNNAKKTARIDNEDSDSTGNNSLASSSGMGTIGIGGISSTEDGDNSLTSFEGLLNGIPNIDNPLNEDSNSKDSVKVATNEVMKNKPLRLADLLEKKVEKTPPILNGTLGKELRLDLVENHIEKALSRDSEHHDEEKKQGVKRPANDDITETEAKKVKVNVNGSAGADSPAPDSVSSSNGEEGAATVSTAAAKLFADIAADILEGEDEEQLMQEAATTAPAEASPVTPSQPVSQLIVDNNQQVLLTQPRQIIVSQPKTQTQTGQTVIVQNAGQPRAPVVLQQNAGQILLSQGLQGLQGQVQLVASTTQPGQYVLQTSGAQGTYMVAQPQTAVVHGQPQTVLVAQTAQQQGSGTKTIIILQQQPTTATHHQKVVLPQGQQVVVTQVHRPMLQSSTVTNNIIPTSSVIKTTAVTQSGGASNGVVEKKVEDVKPRIIRDLTTPFVCEWGDCNLDTKFKSANQVYLHVCEAHCPKGSEEIVCQWDRCDNMKRKRFSLMTHLHDKHCNTEVMKQSLTRRKQVSQGGKVEPPPPAPTTHPGYAPDAALHAIKRHALEFVNPKELQQKATAKQGTPSVPAPPPRPGPAPTDQDDNEGPVTKSIRLTASLILRNLVIYSSNCRRYLKHYEPHLANVALSNVESSRTIAQVLYDMNEGSNHR, from the exons ATGGCCAAAATTCTCGACAAGAATGCGGCCACGTACCCCAAGGAGCGCGACGGGTTCCTCCGGGACCTGCACCACTTCCACGAGACGCGCGG GACGCCGTTCAGGCGGCCGCCCATCCTCGCCGGCAAGGAGGTCGACCTCTACCTGCTCTACACCCTGGTGACCGGCCAAGGCGGATGGATCAAG GTGAACTCGAAAAACGGCTGGTCCGATGTGCTGGACCAACTCCGGCTGCCGAAGGACTGCGTCAACGGCAGCGTCGCCCTCAAGCAGATCTACCTCAG GTACTTGGACCGGTGGGAGAAGGTGCACTTCCTGGGAGAGGAGGCCGACCGAGGCAGCGACGACGACGAAGAGACCAGACACAAGAGGTGGTCGGCGAGGGCGTTGCATTCGGTGCCGCTCACCTACAATTACAATCAGCACGTGATAGCAG ATGTTAACAGAGAGTACAATCACTTGTCCACGAATCTGTACAAACCGTCTGATTACGACAGGCTGGCCTTATCGCTCGTGTCGCCGTTGCCCAACGAGCAAGACTTCGCCATAAACGTGTGCACGTTGCTCTCCAACGACGGCAAGCACACCCTCAAGCTGGAGAAACATCCGAGGCTGGTGGACTACTTACTGGGGCACGCGGGTGTCTTTTGTCACG GCTCTCTCCGGCGGCTTTTCGTCCACTGCTACTCGACGATCAGGAAGCATCCTATCCACAACTTCTGGTCGGACGTGCTCGAATCGAAGGAATTCCTGGATCTGACGGACGAGAAGTCGGCCCTCGTCGTCCAGAGCGTACGCGTCGACTCGCCGGCGATGGTGACGGAGGACGTTCGGTGCGAAACTAGTGACTCGGACAGTGACTGTGATGAGACAACGGCGGATTGCAACAAACGTTTCAAAGCGAGCCCGAGCGATCGCGAACTCTTCTGTTTGGGTCGCAGCCTCGGCACGCAGGACTACATCGGCCAGAGAGTGTTGCAAGTGACGACGATATTGAGGAATCTCAGTTTTATCGAGGAGAACGTGCCCGTCCTCCTCCAGAACAAGACGTTCATTCGGTTTTTGTTGTTGTGCTCGTGTTCGCGATGGAGTTACTTGAAGAACTTGGGCCTCGACATGCTGGGCAACATGGCGACGGACTTCCTCGTCAAGGACTACCCGACCGACAGACTGGCGAATATTTTGGTGAAGATCATCGTGAGGGGGTTGAAGAGCGAGGATCGCGCGAGCTGCATATCCTCGCTGGAGGTGTTGAACAAGCTGAGTCAGAACGAGGCCAACGAGGACATCCTGCTGCGGTACTTGCAGGTCGACGTCTACGAAAAAGTGTGTTCTTTCTTGACGATACACGACGTGATGCTGTTGATTTACACGTTGGAGTGTCTGTACTCGTTGTCGTCTTTGGGGGAGAGATCCTGCAATCTGATCGTCAGCAATCACGGAGTCGTCGACACGCTGGTTTCTCTGGTCACGGTCGAGGGGAAGAGTTACGGTCCCAAGGCGTGCATAGGGATGAAGTTGGTCGAGACGTTGCCCGGCGGGGTGAGCACGACGACACCCAGCTCTCAAACGGTGACGGCTTCGGCGACGACGACGATCACCAGCGCGACGAGCACctcgacgacgacgacgtcCACCAGTTCGGTCTTGTCGACGATGACGGCGGCCAAGGCTACGGTACAGACCACGCCGGTCCGGACCGTTCAGATAACCCCGCAGAGGCTCTTGAGCATCTCACCCAGTTCCTCCGCAACCA TTACTACGACGGTGACGACACAAGCACAGACCATGACCCCTCAGCAACTCATCCAGCAGCAGCACGCCCATCAGCAAGCGATCCACGAGAACGAGCAGTTTGCCCTGGCGTGGTTGAGGGCCACTTACGAACCGTGCGCCAACGGCAAGATTGACCACCAAGAGTTGTACAAACAGTATCTGAACTCGTGCTCCAAAATCGGAAGGAGGGGCGTGATTTCACCATTGCATTTTCCTAGATGCGTACg GTCAGTATTTGGCGGGACGGTGGGCCCGAATCCGATGAAGCCGTCCAGTGCGAACGAGCCACAGTATTACGAAGGCATAAAGGTGCGAGCTCAACCTCTCATTATTAATATCCAACCGGCATCCAATCCCGTCACACCACCACAGCCCACACCACCCAGTAAGGGATCCAACAGACGAACTAAGCAGTCGGCCGCTACCGTTGTGACGACTCCTTCACAATCGCCATCTTTGACGGTCCTGGCTGACAATAGTAATTCCAACGACACGTCTAACCCACCCGTCTCTCCCGCCTCACCCATCCTCAAGGCGCAGCTTAGTGCTCCCCCCAAACAGAGGGACGCGACTGCCCCTCCGCCCACTAGTAAAGGCGATATGAAAAGTCag GTGATGGCGCATCCGCACTTGAGCCAAGCTTTATTAGGCAGCAGCTCCGCGCAGGCGACAGCCGGTTCAAGCAAAGATAATCAGGCAGGTCAGAGCAACACGTCCCTCATCAAAAGCTTACTGGCCACAAAGGTAAACGATTGCATGACCACAGTGAGCATGAGGACTGCAACAGACTGCCAAAATGTAGCTCAG GTCGTCGCTCGCCAACAGAAACTGCTCGCGCAGCAAGTGAACGCTACCGCGAACTCGACAGACGCTGCCAACAAGACGCCCCTGAAATCCGACAACCCCAAGACTTGTCGCTTGAACGGGGCGCGTCAGCTATTTTCCGACGGCGAGGTGGGGGACCCGTCGGTGTCGTCGACGACGCAGTTCACCAACATGCTCAAGGGCAAGAAGGAACCGCCTCAGCCGCCTCCTCCGCTCGCCCCGTTGAGCAACAACGCAAAGAAGACTGCGAGGATCGACAACGAGGACAGCGACTCGACCGGGAACAACTCGCTGGCGTCGAGTTCGGGGATGGGGACCATCGGCATCGGTGGTATTTCGTCGACGGAAGACGGCGACAATTCGCTGACGAGTTTCGAGGGCCTCCTCAACGGCATTCCCAACATCGACAATCCGTTGAACGAGGACAGCAATTCCAAAGATTCGGTGAAAGTGGCGACGAACGAAGTGATGAAAAACAAACCTCTCAGGTTGGCGGATTTGCTGGAGAAGAAGGTGGAGAAGACGCCGCCGATCTTGAACGGAACGCTGGGAAAAGAATTACGCTTAGATTTGGTGGAGAATCACATCGAGAAGGCTTTGAGCAGGGACAGCGAGCATCACGACGAGGAGAAGAAGCAGGGGGTGAAGAGGCCGGCGAACGACGACATCACCGAGACCGAAGCGAAGAAGGTGAAGGTGAACGTGAACGGATCGGCGGGGGCGGACTCTCCCGCACCGGACTCGGTGTCGAGTTCGAACGGCGAGGAGGGCGCGGCGACGGTGTCGACGGCGGCGGCCAAGCTGTTCGCGGACATCGCGGCCGACATCCTCGAGGGGGAGGACGAAGAACAGCTGATGCAGGAGGCGGCGACCACCGCACCGGCGGAAGCGTCGCCCGTGACACCCTCCCAGCCCGTCTCGCAGTTGATCGTCGACAACAACCAGCAGGTGTTGCTGACCCAACCCAGACAAATCATAGTCTCTCAGCCCAAAACCCAGACTCAGACCGGACAGACGGTGATAGTACAAAACGCCGGCCAACCCAGGGCACCTGTCGTGCTCCAGCAGAACGCCGGACAGATCTTGCTGTCGCAAGGGTTGCAAGGACTCCAAGGACAGGTTCAGTTGGTCGCGAGCACCACGCAACCCGGCCAATACGTCTTGCAGACCAGCGGCGCTCAAGGCACCTACATGGTGGCCCAGCCTCAGACGGCGGTGGTTCACGGACAACCGCAGACGGTTTTGGTGGCGCAAACGGCCCAACAACAAGGAAGCGGCACCAAGACGATAATCATACTGCAACAGCAACCCACGACGGCGACGCACCACCAGAAGGTGGTGCTGCCGCAAGGGCAACAGGTTGTGGTGACTCAGGTGCACAGGCCCATGTTGCAAAGTTCGACGGTCACGAACAACATAATTCCGACGAGTTCCGTGATCAAGACGACGGCGGTCACCCAGAGTGGTGGAGCCAGCAACGGCGTCGTCGAGAAGAAGGTGGAGGACGTCAAGCCGAGGATAATCAGGGATCTGACGACTCCGTTCGTGTGCGAGTGGGGGGACTGCAACTT GGATACCAAGTTCAAGTCGGCCAATCAGGTGTACTTGCACGTGTGCGAAGCGCACTGTCCTAAAGGTAGTGAAGAGATCGTCTGTCAATGGGACCGTTGTGATAATATGAAGAGGAAAAGGTTCTCTCTGATGACTCATCTTCATGATAAGCACTGCAACACCGAG GTGATGAAACAGAGCCTGACGCGGAGGAAGCAGGTCTCGCAAGGGGGCAAAGTCGAACCGCCGCCGCCGGCCCCGACGACGCACCCAGGTTACGCCCCCGACGCGGCATTGCACGCCATCAAGAGGCACGCCTTGGAGTTCGTCAATCCGAAGGAGTTGCAA CAGAAAGCTACGGCAAAGCAGGGCACACCGAGTGTGCCTGCACCACCGCCCAGACCTGGGCCCGCTCCGACCGATCAG GACGACAACGAAGGGCCAGTGACGAAGAGCATCAGGTTGACGGCGTCTTTAATTCTTAGGAATCTCGTTATATACAGCAGTAATTGTAGAAG gTACTTAAAGCACTACGAGCCTCACTTAGCGAATGTAGCCCTTAGTAATGTAGAATCGTCGAGAACGATAGCACAAGTTTTATATGATATGAATGAAGGATCGAATCATAGGTGA
- the Bap170 gene encoding AT-rich interactive domain-containing protein 2 isoform X2 → MAKILDKNAATYPKERDGFLRDLHHFHETRGTPFRRPPILAGKEVDLYLLYTLVTGQGGWIKVNSKNGWSDVLDQLRLPKDCVNGSVALKQIYLRYLDRWEKVHFLGEEADRGSDDDEETRHKRWSARALHSVPLTYNYNQHVIADVNREYNHLSTNLYKPSDYDRLALSLVSPLPNEQDFAINVCTLLSNDGKHTLKLEKHPRLVDYLLGHAGVFCHGSLRRLFVHCYSTIRKHPIHNFWSDVLESKEFLDLTDEKSALVVQSVRVDSPAMVTEDVRCETSDSDSDCDETTADCNKRFKASPSDRELFCLGRSLGTQDYIGQRVLQVTTILRNLSFIEENVPVLLQNKTFIRFLLLCSCSRWSYLKNLGLDMLGNMATDFLVKDYPTDRLANILVKIIVRGLKSEDRASCISSLEVLNKLSQNEANEDILLRYLQVDVYEKVCSFLTIHDVMLLIYTLECLYSLSSLGERSCNLIVSNHGVVDTLVSLVTVEGKSYGPKACIGMKLVETLPGGVSTTTPSSQTVTASATTTITSATSTSTTTTSTSSVLSTMTAAKATVQTTPVRTVQITPQRLLSISPSSSATITTTVTTQAQTMTPQQLIQQQHAHQQAIHENEQFALAWLRATYEPCANGKIDHQELYKQYLNSCSKIGRRGVISPLHFPRCVRSVFGGTVGPNPMKPSSANEPQYYEGIKVRAQPLIINIQPASNPVTPPQPTPPSKGSNRRTKQSAATVVTTPSQSPSLTVLADNSNSNDTSNPPVSPASPILKAQLSAPPKQRDATAPPPTSKGDMKSQVMAHPHLSQALLGSSSAQATAGSSKDNQAGQSNTSLIKSLLATKVNDCMTTVSMRTATDCQNVAQVVARQQKLLAQQVNATANSTDAANKTPLKSDNPKTCRLNGARQLFSDGEVGDPSVSSTTQFTNMLKGKKEPPQPPPPLAPLSNNAKKTARIDNEDSDSTGNNSLASSSGMGTIGIGGISSTEDGDNSLTSFEGLLNGIPNIDNPLNEDSNSKDSVKVATNEVMKNKPLRLADLLEKKVEKTPPILNGTLGKELRLDLVENHIEKALSRDSEHHDEEKKQGVKRPANDDITETEAKKVKVNVNGSAGADSPAPDSVSSSNGEEGAATVSTAAAKLFADIAADILEGEDEEQLMQEAATTAPAEASPVTPSQPVSQLIVDNNQQVLLTQPRQIIVSQPKTQTQTGQTVIVQNAGQPRAPVVLQQNAGQILLSQGLQGLQGQVQLVASTTQPGQYVLQTSGAQGTYMVAQPQTAVVHGQPQTVLVAQTAQQQGSGTKTIIILQQQPTTATHHQKVVLPQGQQVVVTQVHRPMLQSSTVTNNIIPTSSVIKTTAVTQSGGASNGVVEKKVEDVKPRIIRDLTTPFVCEWGDCNLDTKFKSANQVYLHVCEAHCPKGSEEIVCQWDRCDNMKRKRFSLMTHLHDKHCNTEVMKQSLTRRKQVSQGGKVEPPPPAPTTHPGYAPDAALHAIKRHALEFVNPKELQKATAKQGTPSVPAPPPRPGPAPTDQDDNEGPVTKSIRLTASLILRNLVIYSSNCRRYLKHYEPHLANVALSNVESSRTIAQVLYDMNEGSNHR, encoded by the exons ATGGCCAAAATTCTCGACAAGAATGCGGCCACGTACCCCAAGGAGCGCGACGGGTTCCTCCGGGACCTGCACCACTTCCACGAGACGCGCGG GACGCCGTTCAGGCGGCCGCCCATCCTCGCCGGCAAGGAGGTCGACCTCTACCTGCTCTACACCCTGGTGACCGGCCAAGGCGGATGGATCAAG GTGAACTCGAAAAACGGCTGGTCCGATGTGCTGGACCAACTCCGGCTGCCGAAGGACTGCGTCAACGGCAGCGTCGCCCTCAAGCAGATCTACCTCAG GTACTTGGACCGGTGGGAGAAGGTGCACTTCCTGGGAGAGGAGGCCGACCGAGGCAGCGACGACGACGAAGAGACCAGACACAAGAGGTGGTCGGCGAGGGCGTTGCATTCGGTGCCGCTCACCTACAATTACAATCAGCACGTGATAGCAG ATGTTAACAGAGAGTACAATCACTTGTCCACGAATCTGTACAAACCGTCTGATTACGACAGGCTGGCCTTATCGCTCGTGTCGCCGTTGCCCAACGAGCAAGACTTCGCCATAAACGTGTGCACGTTGCTCTCCAACGACGGCAAGCACACCCTCAAGCTGGAGAAACATCCGAGGCTGGTGGACTACTTACTGGGGCACGCGGGTGTCTTTTGTCACG GCTCTCTCCGGCGGCTTTTCGTCCACTGCTACTCGACGATCAGGAAGCATCCTATCCACAACTTCTGGTCGGACGTGCTCGAATCGAAGGAATTCCTGGATCTGACGGACGAGAAGTCGGCCCTCGTCGTCCAGAGCGTACGCGTCGACTCGCCGGCGATGGTGACGGAGGACGTTCGGTGCGAAACTAGTGACTCGGACAGTGACTGTGATGAGACAACGGCGGATTGCAACAAACGTTTCAAAGCGAGCCCGAGCGATCGCGAACTCTTCTGTTTGGGTCGCAGCCTCGGCACGCAGGACTACATCGGCCAGAGAGTGTTGCAAGTGACGACGATATTGAGGAATCTCAGTTTTATCGAGGAGAACGTGCCCGTCCTCCTCCAGAACAAGACGTTCATTCGGTTTTTGTTGTTGTGCTCGTGTTCGCGATGGAGTTACTTGAAGAACTTGGGCCTCGACATGCTGGGCAACATGGCGACGGACTTCCTCGTCAAGGACTACCCGACCGACAGACTGGCGAATATTTTGGTGAAGATCATCGTGAGGGGGTTGAAGAGCGAGGATCGCGCGAGCTGCATATCCTCGCTGGAGGTGTTGAACAAGCTGAGTCAGAACGAGGCCAACGAGGACATCCTGCTGCGGTACTTGCAGGTCGACGTCTACGAAAAAGTGTGTTCTTTCTTGACGATACACGACGTGATGCTGTTGATTTACACGTTGGAGTGTCTGTACTCGTTGTCGTCTTTGGGGGAGAGATCCTGCAATCTGATCGTCAGCAATCACGGAGTCGTCGACACGCTGGTTTCTCTGGTCACGGTCGAGGGGAAGAGTTACGGTCCCAAGGCGTGCATAGGGATGAAGTTGGTCGAGACGTTGCCCGGCGGGGTGAGCACGACGACACCCAGCTCTCAAACGGTGACGGCTTCGGCGACGACGACGATCACCAGCGCGACGAGCACctcgacgacgacgacgtcCACCAGTTCGGTCTTGTCGACGATGACGGCGGCCAAGGCTACGGTACAGACCACGCCGGTCCGGACCGTTCAGATAACCCCGCAGAGGCTCTTGAGCATCTCACCCAGTTCCTCCGCAACCA TTACTACGACGGTGACGACACAAGCACAGACCATGACCCCTCAGCAACTCATCCAGCAGCAGCACGCCCATCAGCAAGCGATCCACGAGAACGAGCAGTTTGCCCTGGCGTGGTTGAGGGCCACTTACGAACCGTGCGCCAACGGCAAGATTGACCACCAAGAGTTGTACAAACAGTATCTGAACTCGTGCTCCAAAATCGGAAGGAGGGGCGTGATTTCACCATTGCATTTTCCTAGATGCGTACg GTCAGTATTTGGCGGGACGGTGGGCCCGAATCCGATGAAGCCGTCCAGTGCGAACGAGCCACAGTATTACGAAGGCATAAAGGTGCGAGCTCAACCTCTCATTATTAATATCCAACCGGCATCCAATCCCGTCACACCACCACAGCCCACACCACCCAGTAAGGGATCCAACAGACGAACTAAGCAGTCGGCCGCTACCGTTGTGACGACTCCTTCACAATCGCCATCTTTGACGGTCCTGGCTGACAATAGTAATTCCAACGACACGTCTAACCCACCCGTCTCTCCCGCCTCACCCATCCTCAAGGCGCAGCTTAGTGCTCCCCCCAAACAGAGGGACGCGACTGCCCCTCCGCCCACTAGTAAAGGCGATATGAAAAGTCag GTGATGGCGCATCCGCACTTGAGCCAAGCTTTATTAGGCAGCAGCTCCGCGCAGGCGACAGCCGGTTCAAGCAAAGATAATCAGGCAGGTCAGAGCAACACGTCCCTCATCAAAAGCTTACTGGCCACAAAGGTAAACGATTGCATGACCACAGTGAGCATGAGGACTGCAACAGACTGCCAAAATGTAGCTCAG GTCGTCGCTCGCCAACAGAAACTGCTCGCGCAGCAAGTGAACGCTACCGCGAACTCGACAGACGCTGCCAACAAGACGCCCCTGAAATCCGACAACCCCAAGACTTGTCGCTTGAACGGGGCGCGTCAGCTATTTTCCGACGGCGAGGTGGGGGACCCGTCGGTGTCGTCGACGACGCAGTTCACCAACATGCTCAAGGGCAAGAAGGAACCGCCTCAGCCGCCTCCTCCGCTCGCCCCGTTGAGCAACAACGCAAAGAAGACTGCGAGGATCGACAACGAGGACAGCGACTCGACCGGGAACAACTCGCTGGCGTCGAGTTCGGGGATGGGGACCATCGGCATCGGTGGTATTTCGTCGACGGAAGACGGCGACAATTCGCTGACGAGTTTCGAGGGCCTCCTCAACGGCATTCCCAACATCGACAATCCGTTGAACGAGGACAGCAATTCCAAAGATTCGGTGAAAGTGGCGACGAACGAAGTGATGAAAAACAAACCTCTCAGGTTGGCGGATTTGCTGGAGAAGAAGGTGGAGAAGACGCCGCCGATCTTGAACGGAACGCTGGGAAAAGAATTACGCTTAGATTTGGTGGAGAATCACATCGAGAAGGCTTTGAGCAGGGACAGCGAGCATCACGACGAGGAGAAGAAGCAGGGGGTGAAGAGGCCGGCGAACGACGACATCACCGAGACCGAAGCGAAGAAGGTGAAGGTGAACGTGAACGGATCGGCGGGGGCGGACTCTCCCGCACCGGACTCGGTGTCGAGTTCGAACGGCGAGGAGGGCGCGGCGACGGTGTCGACGGCGGCGGCCAAGCTGTTCGCGGACATCGCGGCCGACATCCTCGAGGGGGAGGACGAAGAACAGCTGATGCAGGAGGCGGCGACCACCGCACCGGCGGAAGCGTCGCCCGTGACACCCTCCCAGCCCGTCTCGCAGTTGATCGTCGACAACAACCAGCAGGTGTTGCTGACCCAACCCAGACAAATCATAGTCTCTCAGCCCAAAACCCAGACTCAGACCGGACAGACGGTGATAGTACAAAACGCCGGCCAACCCAGGGCACCTGTCGTGCTCCAGCAGAACGCCGGACAGATCTTGCTGTCGCAAGGGTTGCAAGGACTCCAAGGACAGGTTCAGTTGGTCGCGAGCACCACGCAACCCGGCCAATACGTCTTGCAGACCAGCGGCGCTCAAGGCACCTACATGGTGGCCCAGCCTCAGACGGCGGTGGTTCACGGACAACCGCAGACGGTTTTGGTGGCGCAAACGGCCCAACAACAAGGAAGCGGCACCAAGACGATAATCATACTGCAACAGCAACCCACGACGGCGACGCACCACCAGAAGGTGGTGCTGCCGCAAGGGCAACAGGTTGTGGTGACTCAGGTGCACAGGCCCATGTTGCAAAGTTCGACGGTCACGAACAACATAATTCCGACGAGTTCCGTGATCAAGACGACGGCGGTCACCCAGAGTGGTGGAGCCAGCAACGGCGTCGTCGAGAAGAAGGTGGAGGACGTCAAGCCGAGGATAATCAGGGATCTGACGACTCCGTTCGTGTGCGAGTGGGGGGACTGCAACTT GGATACCAAGTTCAAGTCGGCCAATCAGGTGTACTTGCACGTGTGCGAAGCGCACTGTCCTAAAGGTAGTGAAGAGATCGTCTGTCAATGGGACCGTTGTGATAATATGAAGAGGAAAAGGTTCTCTCTGATGACTCATCTTCATGATAAGCACTGCAACACCGAG GTGATGAAACAGAGCCTGACGCGGAGGAAGCAGGTCTCGCAAGGGGGCAAAGTCGAACCGCCGCCGCCGGCCCCGACGACGCACCCAGGTTACGCCCCCGACGCGGCATTGCACGCCATCAAGAGGCACGCCTTGGAGTTCGTCAATCCGAAGGAGTTGCAA AAAGCTACGGCAAAGCAGGGCACACCGAGTGTGCCTGCACCACCGCCCAGACCTGGGCCCGCTCCGACCGATCAG GACGACAACGAAGGGCCAGTGACGAAGAGCATCAGGTTGACGGCGTCTTTAATTCTTAGGAATCTCGTTATATACAGCAGTAATTGTAGAAG gTACTTAAAGCACTACGAGCCTCACTTAGCGAATGTAGCCCTTAGTAATGTAGAATCGTCGAGAACGATAGCACAAGTTTTATATGATATGAATGAAGGATCGAATCATAGGTGA